AGGCCTGCAGTCCACCCTGTTATATACAGTCCTTTTAGTGTTTTTGGTCGTGCAGTACGATGTATCTTTATTGTTCCTCCATTTTTCAATATATCCATTGCTCCCCATTCTTTTTGAATGGGAAATGGTGTTTGATGGAGGGTGTAGTTGGCTTCATTTAGCGTTTCTGCGGTAGAAAATATAAATATTAATGTAAGTAGTACAAATAGTTTTTTTTTGATCATACTTCTGAATTTCATCTAATCCCCATTTCTCTTAACTCTTTTTCCGAAAGTCCAAAATAGTGACCAATTTCATGCATTAATACTTTTTTAACTTTTTCTTTAAATGGTATTTTTTTTCTATTTGCTTCATGAAGGATAGGGCCGATAAACAGTATTATACGGTCTGGAAGTACTCCTTGATATCCCGGCCCTCTTTTTCTAAGAGGTATTCCTTCGTATAATCCAAGCAAAGTGCCTTTTTTATAAAGATGTATTCTTTTCAACATGGCCACTGTTGGGTAGTCCATAGTAAGGAATTCAAGATTTTGAATGTGTTTTTTAAAGTAGTCAGGTATTTCCTCTAAACTCTCTTTAATTATTTCTTCAAATTGTTCTTTTGTGATTTCCATGCTTATATTATAATAAAATATGGGAAGAATTAAACTACTTTTATTTTATTTGATTTGTATAGGACCTAAAAATTTTTTAAAAACATTAAAGTCGAATATCTATGAAAAACGCATTATTTATTATTTTGAGCTTTCCTTTGATAAAGTAAAATTTATGAAGCCGAGAGTAAAATCAGAAAGCAAAATATTTTATTCTTTTGATGAGTTGCCATCCTTTTTGAAAGCCAAGATTAAAAAAAATCTAGGATATGAAAAACTCCGTATTTTTAAATACAGGCTTTCTGCGACAATAAAACTTGTTGT
The Caldisericota bacterium genome window above contains:
- a CDS encoding metallopeptidase family protein; protein product: MEITKEQFEEIIKESLEEIPDYFKKHIQNLEFLTMDYPTVAMLKRIHLYKKGTLLGLYEGIPLRKRGPGYQGVLPDRIILFIGPILHEANRKKIPFKEKVKKVLMHEIGHYFGLSEKELREMGIR